In Bacteroidota bacterium, the genomic window GCCACACCATTGCTGTCCGTATCTTGCAGAAAATGCAGGCGTTCGCTCTTTTCTTTCAGGTCGTGCCAGTTCCTGGCGCCATCTTTATTAAAATCTTTTAACCAGGGATGTGAAAGGGATGTGGTTGGAGCAAGGTACTCTCGAAGTACCTCGCGCCGCTGGGCAACAGATTGTATACTATAATCGATAACTGGCCACGGCAATGGTTCAAGTCCACGCATATTGCGCGAGTCTAGATCAGTTGATTTCCTTCTGTTTGCTTCTGTTGCGTATATACCGCCTTTGTTGTCGTGGCTTATGGCAACTGTGTTTTTCAGCATGGGCTCTTTGGCCCATAGTTCAACACTGATATCCGGGTTGGCCGGGGTGCGCCACATGCTGCTCTTTGCAACAGTCAGCATATTGACATCGATTGAAGCTGTATCAAGAAAAAGGGATCCAGCGGCGATGAGCAGCGACAGGCAGACCGTTGAACATCCGAAAATGAATAAGTATAGCCGCCTCATATTTTGCAAGGGAGGTATGGGTGGTTGGTGGTGATTTGGTTACAATAGCCATGTAGGGTGGTTCCTGCATAAGCATGGCTTGGCTGACCGCATACCACACAGGTTATATCACATAATTTATATAGCGCAAGCCAAACTATTCAGGGTATTTTATGTACCTGTTATTAAGCAGTGTCTTGAATATAACCTAATTATCGACTGTACTTTATGATAGATGAGAATGCATGATGCACTTCTATAAGATCAGATCAACAAGATATATTTTCCTAGCATTACTCCTGTTTTGCATCGCCCTGCCGGCCAAAGCACAGGATGCGCCATCCGAAAATACATCCGCAGAAAGTGGTGCGGCTGTAACTGCAGCGGGCCAAAACATATTGGGTACTATCCTGGATGCTGAAACGAGTGAGCCACTGGTTGGCGTGCATGTTTTCCTGGCGAGCCGGCTTCAGGGAACGATTACCGACAACGATGGGCGCTTCGTTTTGGAAAACGTGCTTTCCGGTGCATACAAAGTTGTTGCATCTATCATTGGATATGATTCTGAGTCGGTGTTGATTGAAGTACAGGAGGGCATTGTGCCCGGGAACGTAGCCATTCTTTTAAAGCCGACCGTGTATGAACTGGAAGGTGTGACTGTGGAGGAGGATGCTCCCCGCCAGTGGCAAGAGCAACTGGTGCAGTTCAGAGAGCTGTTTCTTGGCAGATCTTACAATGCGCGCGAAAGCCTGATTACCAATGAATACGTGCTGAGCTTCAGGGAAGAAGATGGGGAATTTGAGGCCTTTGCGAGTGAGCCGCTGCTCATTGAAAACAAAGGACTCGGATATAAAGTGACTTTTGTTTTGGACCAACTGACTTATTCAGAAGAGGACGATCTGAATATGACGCAGGGCACCTGGCGATTTGAAGAAATGGCGCCGGAGAATAATAAGCAGCGTAAAGCATGGCAGGAGCAGCGGGAGTATGTATTCAAAGGATCACTACAGCATTTATTATGGTCGATGATCCACTTGCGCACAGAGCAAGAAGGGTTTTACCTGTTACGGGACTTCAGTAACCAGGCGCCGGCTCCAGAGCCATTCCTGCAGAAATATCACGACCTTGACGAACGCACCATTTTGCGCAGGACCAAAAAGGCATACGAATACAAAATGGCCTTTCGTGATTTCATCAGGATTTACTACGAAAGAAAAGGAGATCGCGTCAAGCTATTTGGCAAGAAAAAGCCCCCTCCATCCGAGCAACTCTCTTATATGAAAATGAATCGGTTGGGAGAAGTGACTGTCCATGAGTCTGGCTACCTGTACTCACCGCAAGGCGCGTCGAGTGCTGTTACTGTTTTTGGGTACCTCGCTTCTCGGGGGGTAGCTGACCTGTTACCGCAAGAGTATGCCCTGCAGCGCGAAGAATGAAAATAGTACCGGGTGCTGGCGGTTTAAAGCCACCAGTCACCCGGTACCCATGTTATCCCGTTCGTTTCAGTTTGCCCGTCTTCTTGGCCCAGGCTTCTACTTTACCGAAAATCCAGAGCCCCAAAGGTACCATAACAACCCCCATAATGGCGAGGGTTGTAAGTTCGGGGATGACTTCAGAAAGCTGTCCCCCCGTCTCCAGCATTTCACCACTTTGCTCATCGAGTCCGATTAGGGTACGGCTTGCTGAGAGCACGTACGTGGCCGGCGAAATGTAGGACAACGGCTGTAGCCACACAGGCAATACCGAAACCGGGTAGTAAATCCCCGAAATCAGTAGCAATACCCCCTGGAAGATATTGGCAGCCTGGGCACCGTGCTCCGGACTCATCACTGGCAACACAGCTGCCATCAGGCCCAGGCCTGTAAATGCGACGCTCCCAGTGAGCACCACCACCAGTACGCCGCTCATGTTGGCCCCCGACAGGTTTATATCTACAAAAAGCAAAAGGCCGAGCAATACAACTGTCGAGTTGACGAGGCTGTATAAAACGGCATAAATACTTACACCCAGCAAGTGGGTAAACCGGGAGACTGGGGCCATGAACGTGTATTCCAATGTGCCTTCCCATCGTTCCCAACTGATAGAGTTGGAAATTTCATGAAACATGGCAGAAAGGAA contains:
- a CDS encoding carboxypeptidase-like regulatory domain-containing protein; this translates as MMHFYKIRSTRYIFLALLLFCIALPAKAQDAPSENTSAESGAAVTAAGQNILGTILDAETSEPLVGVHVFLASRLQGTITDNDGRFVLENVLSGAYKVVASIIGYDSESVLIEVQEGIVPGNVAILLKPTVYELEGVTVEEDAPRQWQEQLVQFRELFLGRSYNARESLITNEYVLSFREEDGEFEAFASEPLLIENKGLGYKVTFVLDQLTYSEEDDLNMTQGTWRFEEMAPENNKQRKAWQEQREYVFKGSLQHLLWSMIHLRTEQEGFYLLRDFSNQAPAPEPFLQKYHDLDERTILRRTKKAYEYKMAFRDFIRIYYERKGDRVKLFGKKKPPPSEQLSYMKMNRLGEVTVHESGYLYSPQGASSAVTVFGYLASRGVADLLPQEYALQREE
- a CDS encoding ABC transporter permease; translated protein: MITSIRQTWAFVFRNFHLLRRYMSWVVVFTFYEFVNAATIVLIGVAVNEPRLTITLILGVMLWNFLSAMFHEISNSISWERWEGTLEYTFMAPVSRFTHLLGVSIYAVLYSLVNSTVVLLGLLLFVDINLSGANMSGVLVVVLTGSVAFTGLGLMAAVLPVMSPEHGAQAANIFQGVLLLISGIYYPVSVLPVWLQPLSYISPATYVLSASRTLIGLDEQSGEMLETGGQLSEVIPELTTLAIMGVVMVPLGLWIFGKVEAWAKKTGKLKRTG